The DNA sequence GCGTTATCTGGTACGCCAACTGATAGCCACCAGGATGGCTCCAAAGCAGAGTCGTCGCGCGTCCTGGGCCCAACGGTGTTTCAGTTTCGTGAACTTCGCTTTTATGCGGGGGTCCAACGATTCGCCAGTCGATTAGCTTATCAGACGAATCAAGCAACTGGACGCCTGGGCGGACATCTTGAATGGCGACTCCTTCACCGTGGATCGAAGCAACACCACGGTCCCTATCGATTTTGATCTCGGCAATCGCCGCATCATCAACGGTGAAGACGGCAACAAGGAGAACAACCGGCATACCTACACGAAACATGGGTGAGTACCTATCAGAATATCTGTCTAAAAATCGCAAATAATGCCTCGTGTCGAACACCCGAACTGGATGTTTATTCCCAAATATTGTGCATAGGGTAGATGACTAATTCTTTGACTTGAGCATCGCTGCTGATCGCGAAAGTAGGCCCCGGATCGGTGTGCAGGGAGCCCATCGAATAAGCTGCTTCGCCCTTGTTCCAAAAGCACTCGGTTATGCCGCGATCGATTAGAAACCGGGCGTGCAAGTCTCCCCGGGGATGAAGTGACATAGCTCCGTTGTCGTTTCCATTTTTCGTTCGTGTGAGCTGCTTTGTTGACGTGTCGAAAACGAACCCATGCTGCGAGAGCGTGACCTCCACCTTAGCTTTTTGCTCATCCTTCAATACCAGGATAATGTCGTATAACCCCTCCTTCGGCAAATTGTTGAGTTGCTCCTGGCATTCGCTGCCGCTTACGTTTTGCACACGAACGATTGGCTCGTCACGCAGTTCTTCTACTTCTTGGGCCGGTTCGTAGTGCAACACGTCATCTCCGTTGATTGCCCGGAGCGTCATGCGCAATGGGAGCGTGGCACAGCTGTTGAAGGGCTCATCGGGAAAACGTGTGCCGGCCGCCCAGCCCATCATGAGATGCCTGCCATCGGGCTCGTTGGCGAACGTGAGTGCTCCGTAGAAGTTGGGACCTTGATGAGCGCGGCGTATTGGCGTGACAGGCGTGAATGTCCGGCCATCGAAACGGCCCAATTGATAGGCAGATCCAATTTTCGTCGGTGGCTTATCAAACGCCTCGCTATTGTAGCCCCCGTACAGCAGCCAAAGGTCTTCCCCAGTTGTGGGGGACTTCATTTGTAAAAATTCAGGGCACTCATTCCAACCGGGAAGCACGCTGACCTGCTCCCACTGCTTCAGGTCTTTGGAGCGCAGAATTCTATAGGTGCGCGGTTGGCCGACAAATAGAATCATAACGAAATGCTGCGAAGGCTCGTGCCAGATAACTTTCGGGTCGCGATCACCTTGCCCCATATTGTTCACGATCGGATTCTCGGGATAGCGCTGCCAAGTTCTGCCTCCGTCGGCAGTCGTCGCTAAATGCTGTGAGAAGGGCGAAGTCCCCGAAAAGAATAACGCCGGCGTTGGCACGGGACGATTGTCGTTGATGCCGGGAAATTCCTGCTCGATAACCATTGCGGTGCCCGAGAAGATGTTTCCCACAGCATCGGGATGCAACGCAATTGGCCATTCTTCCCAGTGCAGTAGGTCACGGCTGACCGAATGCCCCCAGTGCATGTCGAATCCTGTCGAGTGGCCGCTCATCGTCGGATTCGACTGGTAGAAGAGATGGTAAACACCCTCGTGGTGGTGCGTGCCGTTGACGTCATTCATCCAACCCATTCGCGGGCTGAAATGGAACCGTGGTCGGTATGGCCCTTCGTACGCCTTGGGATCAACGAGCTTCTCATTGCTAAACTTCAATCTCTCTAGCACTTTTGCGTCAATCGAACGGTATCGCAATGTTACCTGTTGCCCCCGGAACTCGCTGACGTCCGCGCTGTACCAGAAGTCAGGGTCCTGCCCTTCAGCTGGAAACATTAGTCGCAGAAAACGAAGGACTCGACCGTCCTCTTCAATCGTAAATTTTGCCACCCCAGGTTGTTGACGCTTTTCCCGATCTAGTAGCGGAAGTTGTAGATAGTCACCGTCAATGCGGACCACTCGTGTGCATTCGACGGGTCTGGGTACCGGCTTGTCTGTGCCACGAAAATCGTCAGCATTAATATGGCCCCAGCCTCCAGTGGCATGATCGAAGATCTGCAGTCGGGCGATCTTGCCTTGGTACTTCTTCACATCCGAGCTAACAATCACCATCGTTTCGCTATCGACACCAGTTGCGAGTTCAACAGTTTCGCCCCCCACCAGCAGTTTCACGCCCACCTTTCCGGGCAACTTTCCAGCTCCAATCCGGAACGTGAGGTAAGGATGTCGAATCGTAAACTCGCGAGAAGTCAGCGTGCCAGTCAGCCGATCTCCAGCGATATCGCCTGCTTTTCCAGCCCGGCCGTTGAATTTCTCGTAGCCGCCAATCCACCACTTTCCCTGAAGATTGCTAGACTCCCGTCCTCTTGCTTTTGGGTTATCTCCCTTCGTGGGTTGGATGCGGAAGGCCTCGCCCTCTGCTACCCAGCCCTCCAGCGTGCCCGACTCGAAGTCAGAGTTAGGGAACAAGAGTTCGTCTGCTTGCGCGGCTGAGGCAAGAAGAGTGAGCAAGCAGATTGATAGCATCTTCATAGTAGCTTTCCAAAGTTTGTAGGGAGGATGTTCGGGAATAAAACTATTGCGCTCTGGCACGCTTTGGTGGTGAGTGATCGAAATTCCATATCGTTTGCACTTCAAAGAGTTTAGCCTCACGGAGATTCGCTTCACCTTTGACCATTAGCAATCGGACTGGCTGCGGGACATCAGGAGGGAACGTGGTGAAGGTCATTGTGGCGAGGCCGTCGTTAACGAAAACTTCCAGCGAAGTCGCGTCTGCTAACACACGGAGGCTGCTCAGGGGCTGTTCGAGCTTGACGGTTCGGTCCCTGATGCTAATCGAATGTTGGGTGAGAGAAATCGGCACGCCCAACACGTCGAACAGTATTTGACCTTCTGAGAAAATTGAAAGCTCAAGCTGCAAGTCATACGAGTGAGAACCGACACCCAACTCTTCGATTTGCCCCTCAGTCAGCGCAGCTTGCTTGAGGCCTTCGCGCTTTCCATAGAGTTGGCTGATTTCACAGATTGGCTGCTTGCACAATCGAAGCCTGCCAGCAACGCGTCGCAAAGAGAGTGACGTTGGGAAACTATGCTGCTGGTCGAAGGGCATACCCGGATATTTCCCGCCCCGGATCCAGCAAATCTGAATCACGCGGCCATCAGAAAGATGCTTCCAAGTTTGATTTGCTGACAATGTATCTTTGCTGCCGTAATCAAGCGGCAGTGCTTCCCCGTGAGGCGAAAATCTCGTGCCATCGAAAGTCCCCGTTGTATACTTGGCCCAGTCCATTGCTACCCAAGCTTTCGACTTTTCTCCTTGAATCGGAAGCTCGAAGACATCTGGACAGACATAGAATCCTGAAAGATGGCTTTGTCGGGTCCATTGCTTTAGGTCAGGAGACGTGAAGATCGAAAAACCGCCTTGTTCGTGCGCGGATACTCCTCGTAGCTTTTGTGCATTAAGATTCTCGTACAACACCATGACCCAACGCTGCTGTTGCTCATACCACATCACATGCGGGTCGCGAGCAGATAGCGGGAAGGAACGCTTCGCATCGTGACGCAACTTGAGTACTGGATTCCCTTCGTAACGTTTCCAACTCATGCCTTGATCGTTGCTGAACGCCAAGCATTGGCCCTCGCCCCAACTCGTGAAGACAGCAACCAGCGGCGGAGCTTCGCCAGTCTGCAGACCACTTGTGTTGTCGTGGTCGATAACAGCACAGCCTGAAAAGGCGGGATGTCCGTTGGCGGGGCTTATCGCGTCATTCAGTTGATTCCAATGAATCAGGTCGGTGCTAATCGCATGCCCCCAACGCTTTGCGTTGATGGGCCCTGCTTGAAAGAAGAGATGATACTTGCCATCAACGTACACCAATCCGTTGGGGTCGTTGATGTAACCCTTGGCAGAAGTGAAGTGAAATTGCGGACGCAGTGCCTCACGGTACAGTTCGTTAGCAAGGGCACTTGAGCATATGAAGGCAGAGGCGATCAACGGCCAGATGGTGAGGCTGCTCCTGTTGGTGCTAAAGATGTTGCCCATAGTTCTTTGCTCACAGCATCCCGCGGGCTAATTTCCAGACCATTTTGTTTACTTGAACGTCACCAGCTGATATT is a window from the Lacipirellulaceae bacterium genome containing:
- a CDS encoding glycoside hydrolase family 32 protein gives rise to the protein MKMLSICLLTLLASAAQADELLFPNSDFESGTLEGWVAEGEAFRIQPTKGDNPKARGRESSNLQGKWWIGGYEKFNGRAGKAGDIAGDRLTGTLTSREFTIRHPYLTFRIGAGKLPGKVGVKLLVGGETVELATGVDSETMVIVSSDVKKYQGKIARLQIFDHATGGWGHINADDFRGTDKPVPRPVECTRVVRIDGDYLQLPLLDREKRQQPGVAKFTIEEDGRVLRFLRLMFPAEGQDPDFWYSADVSEFRGQQVTLRYRSIDAKVLERLKFSNEKLVDPKAYEGPYRPRFHFSPRMGWMNDVNGTHHHEGVYHLFYQSNPTMSGHSTGFDMHWGHSVSRDLLHWEEWPIALHPDAVGNIFSGTAMVIEQEFPGINDNRPVPTPALFFSGTSPFSQHLATTADGGRTWQRYPENPIVNNMGQGDRDPKVIWHEPSQHFVMILFVGQPRTYRILRSKDLKQWEQVSVLPGWNECPEFLQMKSPTTGEDLWLLYGGYNSEAFDKPPTKIGSAYQLGRFDGRTFTPVTPIRRAHQGPNFYGALTFANEPDGRHLMMGWAAGTRFPDEPFNSCATLPLRMTLRAINGDDVLHYEPAQEVEELRDEPIVRVQNVSGSECQEQLNNLPKEGLYDIILVLKDEQKAKVEVTLSQHGFVFDTSTKQLTRTKNGNDNGAMSLHPRGDLHARFLIDRGITECFWNKGEAAYSMGSLHTDPGPTFAISSDAQVKELVIYPMHNIWE
- a CDS encoding glycoside hydrolase family 32 protein is translated as MGNIFSTNRSSLTIWPLIASAFICSSALANELYREALRPQFHFTSAKGYINDPNGLVYVDGKYHLFFQAGPINAKRWGHAISTDLIHWNQLNDAISPANGHPAFSGCAVIDHDNTSGLQTGEAPPLVAVFTSWGEGQCLAFSNDQGMSWKRYEGNPVLKLRHDAKRSFPLSARDPHVMWYEQQQRWVMVLYENLNAQKLRGVSAHEQGGFSIFTSPDLKQWTRQSHLSGFYVCPDVFELPIQGEKSKAWVAMDWAKYTTGTFDGTRFSPHGEALPLDYGSKDTLSANQTWKHLSDGRVIQICWIRGGKYPGMPFDQQHSFPTSLSLRRVAGRLRLCKQPICEISQLYGKREGLKQAALTEGQIEELGVGSHSYDLQLELSIFSEGQILFDVLGVPISLTQHSISIRDRTVKLEQPLSSLRVLADATSLEVFVNDGLATMTFTTFPPDVPQPVRLLMVKGEANLREAKLFEVQTIWNFDHSPPKRARAQ